DNA from Salmo trutta chromosome 14, fSalTru1.1, whole genome shotgun sequence:
gctacctgccacccctattgccaatgtttgtctatggagattgcatgactgtgtgctcgatgttatacacctgtcagaaactaatttgaagggatgtccacatagcttggtatatatagtgtattaaatTAGTGCTGTCAGTAAAAATTTGGACATTTCATTTTCGAAATGCATTCAAAATGCACTGAAAACATCCAACAAAAATTAAAGCTCAGTTTGAGCAAATTATGCTTTTcacttgaatttttttttttttgtaagggtatatacagatgtaagatcttaatttgatcaaccTGTTGCAAAGgcactttcctgcaatgcaggaaatgtcaaaattgtagtgtatttaaagttttaaaaggcttctgaagtttgtaatttccaccttGAACATCTTTTGCTCCAACATTGACTAATTGATTGGGTCTACTGTAGGCTTATCTACAGTTGACTTTGTCTTTAAAACTGAACTGGCTTCCATTAGGACCTCCTGTCCCATGGGCCGTGACATGTTTGTATagtatgtatgtattgtattgtaatgttgaGCATGACAGTAAGAGCAGGTAACCTTCCTCAGCGATCTGGAGTAGAGAGAGACATGCTGCACGCTCGTCTGTATCACTCAGTAGAGTGGAGTCCATACCCATCATCTATGCATGTTACCTGCATTTTCCCTCTGTTATGATGGGAACCCACAAATTGTTGGTGGCAATTGAAAGTGTTATAATATTCagcgccttgactttttccacatgttgttgtgttacagcctgaattgaaagcAGATTAAATTTAgatgttttggtcactggcctgcacacaatacaacataatgtcaaagtggtattatgtttttagaaatgtttacaaatgaataaaaaatggaaaGCTGAAATGATTGGCTTGTTGATTTGCTAATGTTTGTTTCTGCATACTATATGTGTGTCTGAGCATGAATTGTTTGTGCATTTTGTCCCATATCCACAGATGACAAAGAAGTTACATATTGCGCCTTTAAATTGTCCCTGTTTCTTAGATATGAATACATAACAGTGTTACACATTCTGTAACTCACTGGTAGTAGTAAAATATAAAACACACCATTGAATATGGTTGATTTTTAATGAGTTTTATACAGGTTTTCCAAAGAAAAAACCTACACTGAAACAAGCGGCAAAAACAAACCCCACTTACAAACCAAAACTACAACAAGAGCATAAACACAATGTATAATGTTATTACATTGTACCCAACAGGTATTCAGTGGGGAGATAATAATAGTAACTGGTACATGAGACAAAAGTATTTTCTTCTACAATACATAAAGAGCACCTAGGAATGAAACCCAGAGAAGTTGTAATATTTATCCTAATTGGAGCTTTAGCATTGGGAAACCTGATAAAGGAATTGATGCTGAGATATCGTCTTCAGGTATTGATTTTGGTCTGGGTTTTGGTACACTTAACGATACATCAAATAAGATATCTTTTCTGAAAATTCTTATtgaagaaagaaaataaagaggacattttaaatgttctctctctgtttttgtctCCATCTCACAAAGATCACTGATTGGTCAATTAGCAATATTTCTTCTTCTTTTCGCTACCCATAATCCATTGTAATAAATGCACATTGATTTCAGATGATATTGAAGGGGAACAATAATGAAACTAGAATATCAACATTTCAAATATAGAGTTTCTATTGGTTTCAAGTAAGAGTCAAAATGATATTCATATGCAATTTAGGTGTGAAGCAAGCAAACTTATTgacaaaaatcttatttacaatatcATCCTTAATCGTTGTATTTACACAAGAGGTCATTAAATGATGTTGTTCAATTCTATGTTCATGTTCATTTGTGAGTTGAAAAACAAGAGGGAGTTAAATGCACAATgcaattttatttttaaaaagtgCAATTACTTTtagtaaagtaaaaaaatatagccATGTTTTGTATATGTAGAAATGTTGTTCATATAAACAGCACATGTTGCTTTTTCAAAGAGCCCTAAAACCAGTGACTAAAAATGTATGCTGCTTATAATTGACAAGCAGGAAATGATTTCAGAATATAAATTATTTTACAGTACTCGATACAAAATTGGAAATACCTCAATTCACCAAAGAGAAAGCTTTATCAAAGGTGTTTTATATGTGGGCGGAACTCCATTTTAGCATGGACAAGCACATTTAAACATTTGTCACATGGTTTGGTTTCAtacacaatatactgtatctcaaaacaattaaaaaacaaaacatattaAGTTGTATAAGGATTGTAAAAAGTAACACTTTCATAAAATATTTAAGATGAGAACAAAAGGTGTCTGGAACTGATTCCAGACCACACAATCCCAAATACTTCAGGCTTTAAATACAAGAACACAAATACACACGGTAGAGAAGCTGGTatacataggcctatatgtttgtATGTGAATATGTAAATATGTATGTGAGCGTTGCCTGCAGGATAGCAGTGCTGCTCATGCAACATTTCCTGTACAACCTCAAAATGAAAACATTAGAATTAAGCAAACTGATCAGTTGAATGAAGTAAATAGTGGTCAACTGgtgtccattgttttcagtgGTTTGTAATACCTTAAAGTGTACCGAGATTGTGTGGCACAAGcaagagttacatctgctgctgTCATTTCATGAAAACAATCACTCCTCTTTTATATTCAAGTAACATTATGTAGCTATATTTCTACATTTTTAAATAGCTTATACCAAAATAAAATCCTTAAAAAGCTTCAGGAATCTGACTCAGGGCTCTAAAGTCACTTGTGAGGTGTCTTCTATGTAGTTTATTTCGTATCATCTGTAGGCTGTACGTCATGCGTATTCATGCTTCCATCCAGTTCACCATATGAAGTtcatatattattataataatgtcCATTTCTATCCTATCAGTAACCATATCAGTAATCAGAAGATTTATTTTTCATATGAAAACATCTTGACTTTGCTCCAACAAACATGTTTCATTTACTGAATTTCTTTCCCTTAACAAGAGGCGCAATTCAGTCTGTATACCTCTTGCATTACGTCTCTGACTCCAGTCCACTGCATGCATCTTTAGGATCCATGtgttatgtctgtctgtgtgtctctgtgctagTGTGTTCGGGGGTTCATGGCGTTGTCCTGTGGGCCTCCCAGCTGAGCCTGCAGGTCCTTGACCACCCTCTCCAGGCTCTGCCGCGCCTCCCTCTCCTGCTGCAGCTCCTCTCTCAGCTGCTCTCGGTCCGCCTCCGCCTGATGCAGCTGTACCTGCAGCTCTTTAATCTGGAAAGGAACATACACATCAGTCAGGGAGCATACAATGACTCAATTACAGTTCATTTTGTATATAGGCTATATCATTAGGATCTTGGTCTTACCTGTGTGGAGTACTTGGATCGCAGGCGTTCAGCCTCACAGCCTTTGTCGCAGACCCgtaactgtatctctctctccagctctcttttCAGATGGCCACGGGACTCTTCAGCCTCCCTCATCTTCCTGTCCCACTCCATGTGCAGGTGATCTATCTCTTTCCTCAGATTGTGTTTGGCCTCGATGGCCTCTCGAAGACGCCCCTTCTTGGACACCCTCACAAACTCCAGCTCCTGTgggggaataaaaaaaaaaaaaaaaataatatatatatgtgtagaAACATAATCTTTAAGACACCTAAAGATTGTCTCTACACATAAAGAAACTGTTTTCCTTTTTGTGTCAAAGGGGGCCATTTTGGATCTTGAGTGGGAGGTTTACCTGCTGAAGAGTAAGTTTGGCCTGCAGAGCAACCCCCAGTTTCTCTTCCTGCTTCACTCTCATTTGAATAATCTCCTGCAGGAACTTCTCCCTGGCCTCCTTGGAGTCCAGGCATCCAAACAGGTTCTGTCTCAGCGTGTCCAGCTCTGGGCATGACGGTTCCCCTGGTAATACCAGTCGGACTGGGCCCCCCAGAGGCCTCACGGTGGTCTGGGGGGTCAGGGTCTGGTACACACTGGAACAGGCAGAGGGAGGGGATGCCAAGGAGGGGACCAATGGTGGGTCTgacagacagaaaaacaaaacattatgTTCAAGATCCAATGTAGCCATTTTACCTCAATATAAAACCATTTCTGGGTAATAATTAAGTATCTTACTGTGATTGCATTCAATCAAAATGGTCAGAAGGAaacaaaatagcttcttagcaaagagcaatttctcaagtaagaatttgctagtgtaaccgatgtgaaatggctagctagttagcggggtgcgcgctaatagcgtttcaatcggtgacgtcactcgctctgagaccttgaagtagttgtttcccttgctctgtaAGGGCCGCGgattttgtggagcgatgggtaacgatgcttcgagggtggctgttgtcgatgtgtgcagaaaTTCCCTGATTCGTGCCCAGGTAGGGGTgcggagagggacggaagctatactgttacactaggactgtctgggagtggtctgagtggggacaggaaaactgaaaactagctcttATCGGCAGAgatgtttggaactctctttcttattggtctattaactaatcaCCAGGCAGGTCGAAACTCCATCCttccaaaacaggctgaaatttaaTCTAATACACGAAAATGGTATTAACATAACTTTCACAATTTcatagtattattccaacctcatattgtggaaatatatataaaacagaggAAATcccatttttgactgcactgggcctttcaTAGCGGGAAGCCTAAAGAATTTCTTGGAGCAGCAGCGACATCTGCTGTTAGGCAAGTTGAGATTGCCCTCTGTGCTCTGTGCTGCACAGACCAACCACTAGATGGTGGTCTGTCACAGGGATCAGGCCATCTAACCATAGCCTTCTTCCAGTAGTATTAGCTCGGGTTAGGTTGCCTGTCCTTGAGAGTTGGAGTAATTTGTGTCATGGTGCCCTATTTCTCCTACCGAATGTCTGAACAACAGTGTGTCATACTCACAGTCATCACAGTCGTCCACCTCGATCTCCCTGTCAGTCTCCATGTCCTCCACACCGTTGGCTGTGTTATTAGTGTTGGTGTTGATGTGGACAGCTCTGGGCCCAGGCTGGGAGTCTCCACACTGTGGTGCTGGTATGGAGCTGATGTGCTGGTCCCCCCTGGCTAGAGCCTGACTGTGGCCCACAGGGGCCTGCTCCTCTCGCTGGTAGGCCAACAGAGCTGGGGCCACATTTGGCACTACAGACGTGTCTATGTTTTTGTGGATGAATCTgttatgacaaaaaaatacaagTGACCTTATTTAGTGTATTTCAACAATATaaagtaagggatcatagcagcGGACAATGTAGTTATTGGTCCTCATTACATTGTAATCCCTTAGGAATGTTACAGCCAAACACTCCTTTAGTGTGGTGTGGTGAAATGGATGAGTGAAACTATGACAACATGACTGTCTCTGACTGACCTCTCATTGTGACTAGTAGACTTCTCCTTCTCAGCAGATGGACTTCTGGAAGACCAGGGGCGGAAGGCTGACGACCTCTGTTTCAGCTGGACCCGTTTCAGATCCTGACAAAATATAGAATTAATTTAATACAGTGAAATGGGTAATTTGAAAAACATCCCTGGAAAGGAAAAGTGAATAAGGCAGACAGGTTTGTTAAAAAGACTATTGACAACATGAATTATCTAACTGTATAAGGTAAGGTAACACAGTCAATTAGACAAGGACTCTGTATAAAGacataggatcttaatttgatcactttttttGATGAGAACTtacctgcacagcaggaaatgcaaacttgttgtgtattcaaggtttaaaaaggcttctaaagtttgtaatttccaattaaaaatgtcagacttcattttccctaatgaaaaatgtatcaaccccaacaaaaaaatgtccattaattataatccacataataattcaaatgtcctgttgctgcaggattaatTTCAGAAAACAGTCTcacattaagatcctacatctgtaggatcCCCTGACCTTGGAAAAAATCACATTTCACACACAAAGTGAAGCACATGAGCTATTAACCTTGTTCGCTGACTTTGATAGAGATTGTAACCAATCAGGTTGCTTCTCTTTGTCAGCTGATGGAGAGTGTAGTTTCACCAGTTTGGACTTTTTGGCTGGAACTGGGCTGTGAGACTAGATAGAAAAGAGAAAGGCTGTTAATTATCAACATCCACAGGAATCTACTGGAGTAGTCTGCAATACACTTCCTCATACTGTACAAATCCCccatacatttacatcatttagcagtcactcttatccagagtgacttacagaagAAAtgaggattaagtgccttgctcaagggcacatcaacagatttttcaccatgtcagctctgggattcgaaccagcatcctttcggttactggcccaacactttaaCACAACATCCTCTTCAGAGTTGTGTGATACTGTACATCATCTCAGATGAGGTGTATTCCAGAGAAAACATCCATGTGTCATACAACATCAGCTAGTGGACCTACGTCAGTGTGTGAGGGCAGCAGTAGATGTGTCTATAAGAGGTCTGGCTGTGAATAGTGAGCTGAGggctctgttctgtgtgtgtctagGCTGGGAGTAGCAGACAACCAGGCTGGTCTGGATGGCAGCCAGCAGAGCTACACCATACCACATCATTAGGTGGAGctgctctctgctctgtgtgggagagagaggaggtgtgtgtggggaggtgtgtgtgggagagagggcTGAGAGAACTATGAAGAGCAGAGTAATGGCGCTGGAATCTGATGGACAACTGGAGTAAAATGTTCTGCCAGTGCTGCTACACCTCGGCACGGATCGTAGAGTCACGCAATGTTTCCTGCTTCTCTCTGCTGAGCAAGATGATGCTGCTGTTAGGAGAGACTacctaacatctctctctctctctcactgagcaAGATGATGCTGCTGTTAGGAGAGACTacctaacatctctctctctctctctctctcactgagcaAGATGATGCTGCTGTTAGGAGAGACTacttaacatctctctctctctctctctcactgagcaAGATGATGCTGCTGTTAGGAGAGACTacctaacatctctctctctctctctctgctgagcaAGATGATGCTGCTGTTAGGAGAGACTacctaacatctctctctctctctctctctctctcactgagcaAAGGGGCCACACATAGCGGCATGTTTGGCCATGTGACAATGATCCAGGAAGGGGCAGTGTTGAAACAGGTTCTGTGCAGCACTGGGGCCCTGGCTCCAGTGGTGAGACAGAGTAATCTATCCCCTACCCTCAAGTCTGCACTTGTCAGGATGAGGATATGTTTACCTAGGCAGTGTGAGAGGTCTGCGTCAGGATGAGGATATGTTTACCTAGGCAGTGTGAGAGGTCTGGGTCAGGATGAGGATATGTTTACCTAGGCAGTGTGAGAGGTCTGCGTCAGGATGAGGATATGTTTACCTAGGCAGTGTGAGAGGTCTGCGTCAGGATGAGGATATGTTTACCTAGGCAGTGTGAGAGGTCTGCGTCAGGATGAGGATATGTTTACCTAGGCAGTGTGAGAGGTCTGCGTGAGGATGAGGATATGTTTACCTAGGCAGTGTGAGAGGTCTGCGTCAGGATGAGGATATGTTTACCTAGGCAGTGTGAGAGGTCTGCGTCAGGATGAGGACATGTTTACCTAGGCAGTGTGAGGTCTGCGTCAGGATGAGGATATGTTTACCTAGGCAGTGTGAGAGGTCTGCGTCAGGATGAGGATATGTTTACCTAGGCAGTGTGAGAGGTCTGCGTCAGGATGAGGATATGTTTACCTAGGCAGTGTGAGAGGTCTGCGTCAGGATGAGGATATGTTTACCTAGGCAGTGTGAGAGGTCTGCGTCAGGATGAGGATATGTTTACCTAGGCAGTGTGAGAGGTCTGCGTCAGGATGAGGATATGTTTACCTAGGCAGTGTGAGAGGTCTGCGTCAGGATGAGGATATGTTTACCTAGGCAGTGTGAGAGGTCTGCGTCAGGATGAGGATATGTTTATCTAGGCAGTGTGAGAGGTCTGCGTTAGGATGAGGACATGTTTACCTAGGCAGTGTGAGAGGTCTGCGTCAGGATGAGGATATGTTTACCTAGGCAGTGTGAGAGGTCTGCGTTAGGATGAGGACATGTTTACCTAGGCAGTGTGAGAGGTCTGCGTCAGGATGAGGATGTGTTTACCTAGGCAGTGTGAGAGGTCTGCGTTAGGATGAGGATATGTTTACCTAGGCAGTGTGAGAGGTCTGCGTTAGGATGAGGACATGTTTACCTAGGCAGTGTGAGAGGTCTGCGTCAGGATGAGGATATGTTTACCTAGGCAGTGTGAGAGGTCTGCGTTAGGATGAGGACATGTTTACCTAGGCAGTGTGAGAGGTCTGCGTCAGGATGAGGATGTGTTTACCTAGGCAGTGTGAGAGGTCTGCGATCACCTAGAGATGGAGCCAGTGGGGATGGCTgtcgttttacgggctcctaaccaatcaTGCTATTCTGTGGGTTTTTTCGTGGTGATTAACTTTTTttctacataatgtttctgccaccgtctcttatgaccgaaaatagtttctggatatcaggacagcgattacacACCTCGGactggacgaagattttttctttaatgaatcGGAAGTGAAAGATTTACAGCTCCTCCCAGACCAgccccaaatccccatcattcgcatTAAAAGGAGACGCCAATACAGTGGGAGCAGATATGGGTGCTTGGTGAGAATTCGTCGGCGAGTGGAAAGTCCGCCTTCACCATCCGTCCTACTGGCAAACGTGCAATCACTCGAGAAtaaacaaggacatggataatatacagttggctgggtttttcGTGCATCGGCAAGACATAACAGCAACCTCCCGTAAGACGAGGGGTGTTGGTCTATGTCAATTtgtcaacaacagctggtgcgcgatctctaaaattaaggaagtctcaagattttgctcgcctgaggtagagtacctcatgataagttgtagaccatactatttaccaagagtgttttcatctatattattcgtagctgtatATTTACCAACACAAACTGATgcaggcactaagaccgcactctacgagctgtataaggccctAAGCAAACAAGagaatgctcacccagaagcggcgctcctagtggccagggactgaAATCCGGCCACAATCTggccataattatatcctcctgattcctgcttacaagcataaACTCAAGCAGGGAGTACCAATAACTCACTCAACACGGAAGTGGTctgatgacgtggatgctaagctacaggactgtttgctagCACAGACGGGAATATGTTCTAGGAATAtgttcatccgatggcattgaggagtataccacatcagtcaccggcttcagcatcgacgacgtcgtccccactgtGACCGAACATACATATCCCAGCCAGaacccatggattacaggcaaaattAGCACTaaactaaaggctagagctgccgcttccaaggagcgggacactaatctggaagcttataagaaatcccactatgccctcagacgaaccatcaaacaggcaaagcatcaatacaggactaagattgaatcctatcACACCGGCTCAGACACTCATCGAATGTGGCagtgcttgcaaactattacggattacaaagggaacccagccgcgagctgcctagtgacacaagcctactaaAAGAGCTAAATGTCTTCTATGCTCGatttgaggcaagcaacattgaaccatgcatgagagcagcagctgttccagacgctctcagtagccgatgtgagtaagacctttaaacaggtcaacattctcagagcatgcgctgaacaactggcaagtgtttccactgacattttcaacctctccctgatgactctgtaataactacatgtttcaagtagaccaccataggccctgtgcccaagaacaccaaggtaatctgcctaaatgactaccgccccgtagcactcacgtccatagccatgaagtgctttgaaaggctggtcatggctcatatcaacaccatcatcccagataccctagacccactacaatttgcataccgccccaagagatccacagatgacgcaatctctattgcacgtCACACTGCGCTTTCCCagcaggacaaaaggaacacctacgtgagaattctgtttgttgactacagctccgcgttcaacaccatagtgccctcaaagctcatcactaagccaaggatcatgggactaaacacctccctatgcaactggatcctggacttcctgacgggccacccccaggtggtaagggtagacaacaacagATCTGCCTCGACAATTGCGTGGCTAcgcacccacaactgcgtggccaggacaacaacctttcccccaacgtgagcaagacaaaagagctgattgtggactacaggaaaaggggggctgagcacgcccccattcacatcaatggggctgtagtggagcgggtcgagagcttcaagttccttggcgtacacatcactaacaaactatcatggtccaaacacactaagacagtcgtgaagaaggcacgacaacacctattcccccccaggagacggaaaagatttgtcatgggtcctcaatGCTCAAAACGCtatacagttgcaccatcgagagcatcctgactggttgcattaccgctttgtatggcaactgctcagcattcGACCGCACTACTGCAGAgtgtagtgcatacggcccagtaaatcactgtggccaagctccctgccatccaggacctctataccaggtggtgtcagaggaaggcactaaacATTTTCAAGGACTcctgccaccctagtcatagactgttctctgttaCCGCATGAcaagtggtaccagagtgccaagtctaggtccaaaatgctCCTTAACATATTCCATCCCCAAGCCATTAAACTGCTAAACAGTTAATCGGATGGctaaccagactatttgcattgacccccttttttacGCTGATGCtaatcgctgtttattatctatgcagagtccctttacccctacctacatgtacatattacctaaattaccttgactaacccgtacccccgcacattgactcggtactggtacctcctgtaaaTAGCCTCATTAACGTTAATATTTTCTTACTTACTTAAAAACAAAatctgcattgtttgttaagggcttgtaagtcgcctgttgtattcggcgcatgtgacaaatacaatttgatttgatttgaggatgAGGATATGTTTACTTAGGCAGTGTGAGAGGTCTGCCTGAGGATGAGGATATGTTTACTTAGGCAGTGTGAGAGGTCTGCGTCAGGATGAGGATATGTTTACCTAGGCAGTGTGAGAGGTCTGCGTCAGGATGAGGATATGTTTACTTAGGCAGTGTGAGAGGTCTGCCTGAGGATGAGGATATGTTTACCTAGGCAGTGTGAGAGGTCTGGGTCAGGATGAGGATATGTTTACCTAGGCAGTGTGAGAGGTCTGGGTCAGGATGAGGATATGTTTACCTAGGCAGTGTGAGAGGTCTGCCTGAGGATGAGGATATGTTTACCTCGGCAGTGTGAGAGGTCTGCCTGAGGATGAGGATATGTTTACCTAGGCAGTGTGAGAGGTCTGCCTGAGGATGAGGATATGTTTACCTAGGCAGTGTGAGAGGTCTGCCTGAGGATGAGGATATGTTTACCTAGGCAGTGTGAGAGGTCTGCCTGAGGATGAGGATATGTTTACCTAGGCAGTGTGAGAGGTCTGGGTCAGGATGAGGATATGTTTACCTAGGCAGTGTGAGAGGTCTGCCTGAGGATGAGGATATGTTTACCAAGGCAGTGTGAGAGGTCTGCCTGAGGATGAGGATATGTTTACCTAGGCAGTGTGAGAGGTCTGCCTGAGGATGAGGATATGTTTACCTAGGCAGTGTGAGAGGTCTGGGTCAGGATGAGGATATGTTTACCTAGGCAGTGTGAGAGGTCTGCCTGAGGATGAGGATATGTTTACCAAGGCAGTGTGAGAGGTCTGCGTCAGGATGAGGATATGTTTACCTAGGCAGTGTGAGAGGTCTGCCTGAGGATGAGGATATGTTTACCAAGGCAGTGTGAGAGGTCTGCCTGAGGATGAGGATATGTTTACCTAGGCAGTGTGAGAGGTCTGCCTGAGGATGAGGATATGTTTACCTAGGCAGTGTGAGAGTTCTGGGTCAGGATGAGGATATGTTTACCTAGGCAGTGTGAGAGGTCTGCCTGAGGATGAGGATATGTTTACCAAGGCAGTGTGAGAGGTCTGCGTCAGGATGAGGATATGTTTACCTAGGCAGTGTGAGAGGTCTGCCTGAGGATGAGGATATGTTTACCTCGGCAGTGTGAGAGGTCTGCCTGAGGATGAGGATATGTTTACCTAGGCAGTGTGAGAGGTCTGCCTGAGGATGAGGATATGTTTACCTAGGCAGTGTGAGAGGTCTGCCTGAGGATGAGGATATGTTTACCTAGGCAGTGTGAGAGGTCTGCCTGAGGATGAGGATATGTTTACCTAGGCAGTGTGAGAGGTCTGGGTCAGGATGAGGATATGTTTACCTAGGCAGTGTGAGAGGTCTGCCTGAGGATGAGGATATGTTTACCTAGGCAGTGTGAGAGGTCTGCCTGAGGATGAGGATATGTTTACCAAGGCAGTGTGAGAGGTCTGCCTGAGGATGAGGATATGTTTACCTAGGCAGTGTGAGAGGTCTGCCTGAGGATGAGGATATGTTTACCTAGGCAGTGTGAGAGGTCTGGGTCAGGATGAGGATATGTTTACCTAGGCAGTGTGAGAGGTCTGCCTGAGGATGAGGATATGTTTACCAAGGCAGTGTGAGAGGTCTGCGTCAGGATGAGGATATGTTTACCTAGGCAGTGTGAGAGGTCTGCCTGAGGATGAGGATATGTTTACCTCGGCAGTGTGAGAGGTCTGCCTGAGGATGAGGATATGTTTACCTAGGCAGTGTGAGAGGTCTGCCTGAGGATGAGGATATGTTTACCTAGGCAGTGTGAGAGGTCTGCCTGAGGATGAGGATATGTTTACCTAGGCAGTGTGAGAGGTCTGCCTGAGGATGAGGATATGTTTACCTAGGCAGTGTGAGAGGTCTGGGTCAGG
Protein-coding regions in this window:
- the LOC115207501 gene encoding ski oncogene-like, encoding MEAPSSFQPHPGLQQTLKQFHLSSRSSLGGPAAFSARWHQEILFNKDGKTAELMLAMPPLTPQVLSGPLFIPSDRSIERCETVLERETISCFVVGGEKRLCLPQILNSVLRDFSLQQINSVCDDLHIYCSRCTADQLEILKVVGILPFSAPSCGLITQTDAERLCNALIYCGIYPPHCNKELSGSLELERTEKSFKVYHECFGRCKGLFVPELYTSPNTACIQCMDCRLMYPTHKFVVHSHKRLENRTVHWGFDSANWRVYVLLDPDYTGKEEKAVLDQNLKEMKGKFDFVNKFSNKSCRSHSPVPAKKSKLVKLHSPSADKEKQPDWLQSLSKSANKDLKRVQLKQRSSAFRPWSSRSPSAEKEKSTSHNERFIHKNIDTSVVPNVAPALLAYQREEQAPVGHSQALARGDQHISSIPAPQCGDSQPGPRAVHINTNTNNTANGVEDMETDREIEVDDCDDYPPLVPSLASPPSACSSVYQTLTPQTTVRPLGGPVRLVLPGEPSCPELDTLRQNLFGCLDSKEAREKFLQEIIQMRVKQEEKLGVALQAKLTLQQELEFVRVSKKGRLREAIEAKHNLRKEIDHLHMEWDRKMREAEESRGHLKRELEREIQLRVCDKGCEAERLRSKYSTQIKELQVQLHQAEADREQLREELQQEREARQSLERVVKDLQAQLGGPQDNAMNPRTH